Proteins from a genomic interval of Niabella soli DSM 19437:
- a CDS encoding RsmE family RNA methyltransferase — MQLPFFYINNYSPGQKSMVLDENNSRHIVQVLRMETGERLHLTDGCGHLLTAIVTNPHKKHCEVAIEHSEFIPPAHPQITIAIALLKNASRFEWFLEKATEIGVHAIVPLITDRTEKIRTKTERLQNILVSALLQSRQVWLPQLPEPAKFTDFMNGPEWQTTPQKFIAHCLEHEKASLRQQSINNNTILLIGPEGDFTTNEIGAALENGYKAVTLGETRLRSETAGVVAAVLLCIK, encoded by the coding sequence ATGCAGCTTCCCTTTTTCTATATCAACAATTATTCTCCCGGGCAAAAAAGCATGGTGCTGGATGAAAATAATTCACGGCATATTGTACAGGTTTTGCGCATGGAAACCGGCGAGCGGCTGCATTTAACAGATGGCTGCGGCCATTTGTTAACGGCAATAGTAACCAACCCACATAAAAAACATTGCGAAGTAGCGATTGAGCATTCGGAATTTATTCCACCGGCACATCCTCAAATAACCATTGCAATAGCCCTGCTGAAAAACGCCAGCCGTTTTGAATGGTTCCTGGAAAAGGCGACGGAGATTGGCGTACATGCCATCGTTCCTTTGATAACAGACCGTACGGAAAAAATAAGGACCAAAACCGAACGCCTGCAAAATATATTGGTCAGCGCCTTACTGCAAAGCCGGCAGGTATGGTTGCCGCAACTGCCCGAGCCGGCAAAGTTTACTGATTTTATGAACGGCCCGGAATGGCAAACGACCCCTCAGAAATTCATTGCCCACTGCCTGGAGCATGAAAAAGCTTCGCTGCGGCAGCAATCCATCAACAACAATACAATCCTGCTTATAGGCCCGGAAGGCGATTTTACTACTAATGAGATTGGCGCGGCACTGGAAAATGGGTATAAAGCCGTAACCCTTGGTGAAACCCGCCTGCGTTCAGAAACTGCAGGTGTTGTAGCAGCGGTGCTGCTCTGTATTAAGTAA
- a CDS encoding DUF1028 domain-containing protein yields the protein MKKATIKKRVNHGLLTVLLLCTLVGYAHATWSIIIIDPKTKAIGIAGASCTYSVYGIGAIAPGKGAIVVQAMSNNSARAKGLQMILADASPDEILAAIKDPEFDPEAQQYAVICANYLEHPVTYTGMKTTSDKGAFVAKGIAVQGNTLADQAELKAVLRAAIKAQKRALPIEEVLMLAMEAGAELGGDKRCGSRKAASAFLTVARPGDPADHPYLNLVIYGTNEKVNAVEALRNKFDQWKSIKDK from the coding sequence ATGAAGAAGGCAACCATCAAAAAAAGAGTAAATCACGGTCTGCTAACCGTTTTATTATTGTGTACACTTGTTGGGTACGCGCATGCCACATGGTCAATCATTATTATTGATCCTAAAACAAAAGCTATTGGTATTGCAGGGGCTTCCTGTACGTATAGCGTGTATGGTATTGGCGCGATAGCTCCTGGAAAAGGGGCCATTGTAGTACAGGCAATGAGTAATAACAGTGCCCGGGCTAAAGGTTTGCAAATGATCCTGGCAGATGCATCTCCTGATGAGATTCTGGCCGCAATAAAGGATCCGGAATTTGATCCCGAAGCACAGCAATATGCGGTTATATGCGCAAACTACCTGGAGCATCCTGTTACATATACCGGAATGAAAACCACGTCAGATAAAGGAGCTTTCGTGGCAAAAGGTATTGCTGTGCAGGGCAACACTTTGGCCGACCAGGCGGAACTGAAAGCTGTTCTGCGAGCTGCTATTAAAGCGCAAAAAAGAGCCCTGCCAATTGAAGAGGTATTAATGCTGGCTATGGAAGCAGGCGCTGAATTAGGTGGCGATAAACGATGCGGATCCCGTAAAGCAGCCAGTGCCTTTTTAACAGTGGCCCGGCCGGGGGATCCGGCAGATCATCCTTATCTGAACCTGGTGATATATGGCACAAACGAGAAAGTAAATGCTGTTGAAGCATTACGCAATAAATTCGATCAGTGGAAATCCATAAAAGATAAATAA
- a CDS encoding deoxycytidylate deaminase, whose amino-acid sequence MTKRADYISWDEYFMGVALLSGKRSKDPSTQVGACIVNQQNKIVGVGYNGLPIGISDDEFPWDKEGDFLNTKYPYVCHAELNAILNNIGINLEGCKIYTALFPCNECSKAIIQSGIKEVVYLSDKHAHKESAIASKKMLQTAGIALRKITPRISEVVLSLDEKDV is encoded by the coding sequence ATGACAAAAAGAGCGGATTATATTTCCTGGGATGAGTATTTTATGGGAGTGGCCCTGCTTTCGGGCAAGCGCAGCAAAGACCCCTCTACCCAGGTGGGCGCCTGTATTGTGAACCAGCAAAACAAGATCGTGGGCGTGGGCTATAACGGGCTGCCCATCGGTATCAGTGATGATGAATTTCCGTGGGATAAGGAAGGAGATTTCCTGAATACGAAATACCCCTATGTATGCCATGCAGAACTGAATGCCATCCTGAACAATATCGGGATCAACCTGGAGGGTTGTAAAATATACACAGCGCTGTTCCCCTGCAATGAATGCAGCAAAGCCATCATCCAGTCGGGGATTAAAGAAGTGGTTTACTTATCAGACAAGCACGCGCACAAAGAAAGCGCCATTGCCTCTAAAAAAATGTTGCAGACTGCAGGCATCGCCTTAAGAAAAATCACACCACGTATTAGCGAAGTAGTGCTTTCTTTGGATGAAAAGGATGTGTAG
- a CDS encoding TfoX/Sxy family protein: MAYDETLAKRVRAALAPVKAVEEKKMFGGLAFMVRGKMCINISDDRLMCRFDPALEKQIAAKTGYQPMIMRGRVLKGYCLVDAGGYQKQKGFDFWIKLVLDFNARL; encoded by the coding sequence ATGGCTTATGACGAAACATTGGCAAAAAGGGTGCGCGCTGCTTTAGCACCCGTAAAAGCCGTTGAAGAGAAGAAAATGTTTGGGGGGCTTGCGTTTATGGTGCGGGGAAAAATGTGCATCAATATAAGCGACGACCGGTTGATGTGCCGTTTTGATCCGGCATTAGAAAAACAAATTGCAGCCAAAACAGGCTATCAGCCGATGATCATGAGAGGGCGCGTATTAAAAGGGTATTGCTTGGTAGATGCCGGCGGCTACCAAAAACAAAAAGGTTTTGATTTCTGGATAAAACTGGTGCTGGATTTTAATGCCCGGTTGTGA
- the nagA gene encoding N-acetylglucosamine-6-phosphate deacetylase yields the protein MKAITNGIIYTGDAVLQNHHILVDSNKIVSIVQELPADIETVDLEGKNISAGFIDIQLNGGFDRYFSQQPDQETLMDLYKASCSFATPYFLTTLISSPQQTIIEAIKATREFHEQHPTMLGMHLEGPFMNPEKRGAHNKAIIRNPTDKELDEIIDLGGDIIKVMTIAPECFTDAQLQKLLKTDIVLSAGHSMMTYDQAQRYFSMGITLVTHLYNAMTQLGHRECGTVGAVFDNDSVYAPLILDGGHCHYAAARIAHQQKGDKLFLISDAAFLGRQKQHMEWDGLSIKLENRFYRDTAGNLGGAAISMPEAIKNAVDHMNIPLQEAVEMATIRAARAVKMENNIGRIQPGYPAVFSVFDDDLLDFKVLIIK from the coding sequence ATGAAAGCAATTACCAACGGAATTATTTATACCGGAGACGCTGTGCTGCAAAACCATCATATCCTGGTAGATAGCAATAAAATCGTTTCTATAGTGCAGGAACTGCCGGCGGATATTGAAACGGTTGATCTTGAAGGGAAAAATATTTCCGCGGGATTTATCGATATTCAACTGAACGGCGGGTTCGACCGGTATTTCTCTCAGCAGCCGGACCAGGAGACGCTGATGGACCTGTATAAAGCCAGTTGCAGCTTTGCAACACCTTATTTTCTTACCACGCTGATCTCATCGCCCCAACAAACGATCATTGAAGCTATTAAAGCCACCCGGGAATTTCATGAACAACATCCGACGATGCTGGGCATGCATTTGGAAGGGCCTTTTATGAACCCGGAGAAAAGAGGAGCGCATAACAAAGCTATTATTCGCAACCCTACAGACAAGGAGCTGGATGAAATTATTGACCTGGGAGGGGATATTATTAAGGTAATGACGATCGCGCCGGAATGTTTCACCGATGCACAGTTGCAAAAATTGCTAAAAACGGATATTGTATTATCCGCCGGGCATTCCATGATGACCTATGACCAGGCACAACGTTATTTTTCTATGGGCATCACCCTGGTAACTCATTTGTATAATGCCATGACCCAACTGGGCCACCGGGAATGTGGAACGGTAGGGGCGGTGTTTGATAATGATTCGGTGTATGCGCCCCTGATCCTGGACGGGGGGCATTGCCATTATGCAGCGGCACGCATTGCACATCAACAGAAGGGCGATAAACTGTTCCTGATCAGTGATGCCGCCTTTTTGGGCAGGCAGAAGCAACATATGGAATGGGACGGGCTCTCCATAAAACTGGAAAACCGGTTCTACCGGGATACGGCCGGAAACCTGGGGGGCGCTGCCATATCTATGCCCGAAGCGATAAAGAACGCGGTGGATCACATGAACATACCCCTGCAGGAGGCCGTGGAAATGGCTACCATCCGGGCCGCCAGGGCTGTTAAAATGGAAAACAATATAGGGCGCATTCAGCCGGGCTATCCTGCGGTTTTTTCTGTGTTTGATGATGATTTGTTGGACTTTAAGGTATTGATTATTAAATAA
- a CDS encoding winged helix-turn-helix transcriptional regulator codes for MLKKRSNCPIGCSLDVFGDRWSLLIIRDIMLRGKSSYSEFLESEEKIATNILADRLQLLEAEQILSKQVSPGNKSKYIYHLTQKGIDLVPIVVEIMDWGTKYYKDCPIRELGAKIKKDKAGAVKELYRVLKKKQTN; via the coding sequence ATGCTCAAAAAGCGGTCCAATTGCCCCATAGGGTGCTCACTCGATGTTTTTGGAGACCGGTGGTCCCTGTTGATCATCCGGGATATTATGTTGCGGGGAAAATCTTCCTATAGCGAGTTCCTGGAATCAGAAGAAAAAATTGCGACCAATATTCTTGCGGACCGGTTGCAGCTTCTTGAAGCCGAGCAAATTCTTTCCAAGCAGGTGTCGCCGGGCAACAAATCAAAGTACATTTACCACCTGACGCAAAAGGGGATTGATCTGGTGCCCATTGTTGTTGAGATAATGGACTGGGGGACCAAATATTACAAGGACTGCCCGATAAGGGAACTGGGCGCTAAAATTAAAAAAGACAAAGCCGGAGCGGTTAAAGAATTGTACCGGGTGCTCAAAAAGAAACAAACGAATTAA
- the dnaB gene encoding replicative DNA helicase has protein sequence MDLSNINKDRKQKRRTAVDLGTMVYGKVPPQARELEDAILGAIMLEKNAFDAVIEILKPECFYVDANQRIFRAMQSLANKSQPIDILTVVEELRSREELEMVGGPYYVTKMTNAVVSAANIESHARIVLQKFIQRELIRISGEIINDAFEDSTDVFELLDDAESKLFEITNSHLRSTIQPIDSVLVQTIQRIEDLRHRNEDVTGVPSGFKMLDKVTYGWQNTDLIILAARPAVGKTAFALNLARNAVMSKVREHPTPVAFFSLEMSAAQLVQRVLSAESEIMLEKIARGKMEDHEMKQLYTKGIQTLSQAPLFIDDTPALNIFELRAKCRKLKNKHNIGMIIIDYLQLMSGSGDSKGNREQEISSISRNLKGLAKELSVPIIALSQLSRAVEQRGSKDGNRVPQLSDLRESGAIEQDADMVMFLYRPDYYDMNTNAEGEDQRGLTEVKIAKHRNGSLETIKLKALLHIQKFVSWEEDPYNIMSTPGSSWKRIDEEEGGGAKLFQVESKMNKMKDDEFDDMGDAPF, from the coding sequence ATGGATTTATCTAATATAAATAAAGACAGGAAGCAAAAACGCAGAACGGCAGTCGACCTGGGAACCATGGTTTATGGGAAAGTTCCCCCGCAGGCGCGGGAGCTGGAAGACGCCATTTTGGGCGCTATAATGCTGGAGAAAAACGCCTTCGACGCTGTTATCGAAATATTAAAACCCGAATGTTTTTACGTTGATGCCAATCAGCGCATATTTCGCGCCATGCAGTCGCTGGCCAACAAAAGTCAGCCTATTGATATTCTTACCGTGGTAGAGGAGCTGAGGAGCCGGGAAGAGCTGGAAATGGTGGGCGGCCCCTATTACGTTACCAAAATGACCAATGCAGTGGTTTCGGCTGCCAATATCGAATCGCATGCGCGGATCGTTTTACAGAAATTTATTCAGCGGGAGCTGATCCGCATCAGCGGCGAGATCATCAATGATGCATTCGAGGACAGCACCGACGTATTTGAGTTGCTGGATGATGCCGAATCAAAATTATTTGAGATCACCAACTCGCACCTGCGCAGTACCATTCAGCCGATCGACTCGGTACTGGTACAAACCATTCAGCGCATTGAAGACCTGCGGCACCGGAACGAGGATGTAACCGGTGTGCCCAGTGGATTTAAAATGCTGGATAAGGTAACCTATGGCTGGCAGAATACGGATCTGATCATCCTTGCCGCGCGTCCTGCCGTGGGTAAAACCGCATTTGCCCTAAACCTGGCGCGGAACGCCGTCATGAGTAAGGTTAGAGAACACCCTACTCCGGTAGCATTTTTCTCTTTGGAAATGAGCGCCGCACAGTTGGTGCAACGGGTGCTGTCGGCAGAAAGTGAGATCATGCTGGAAAAGATCGCCCGTGGTAAGATGGAAGATCATGAAATGAAGCAGTTGTACACCAAGGGGATCCAGACACTTTCACAGGCCCCCTTATTTATAGACGATACACCGGCACTGAACATTTTTGAGTTGCGCGCCAAGTGTCGTAAACTTAAAAACAAGCATAATATCGGAATGATCATCATCGACTACCTGCAGTTGATGAGCGGCAGCGGCGATTCTAAAGGTAACCGGGAACAGGAGATCAGCTCCATCAGCCGGAACCTGAAAGGACTGGCCAAGGAACTAAGCGTGCCCATTATTGCGCTGTCGCAGTTAAGCCGCGCCGTGGAACAACGGGGCTCGAAGGATGGCAACCGGGTGCCCCAGTTGAGCGATCTTCGGGAATCGGGAGCCATCGAGCAGGATGCCGATATGGTAATGTTCCTGTACCGGCCGGATTATTATGATATGAACACCAATGCTGAAGGCGAGGACCAGCGGGGACTTACGGAGGTGAAGATTGCCAAGCACCGGAACGGTTCACTGGAAACGATCAAGCTCAAAGCGCTCCTGCATATCCAGAAATTTGTCAGTTGGGAGGAAGATCCGTATAATATTATGAGCACGCCCGGCAGCAGTTGGAAGCGTATCGACGAAGAAGAAGGCGGCGGCGCCAAGTTGTTCCAGGTAGAAAGTAAGATGAACAAGATGAAGGATGATGAATTTGATGATATGGGCGATGCGCCATTTTAG
- a CDS encoding nuclear transport factor 2 family protein: MNDVTTKQLLEAYYQGLSGNGGWETVLSDDFKFIGGNMLQATPVTGKPAYIEVLNRFSRVFENVRVKEMIIEGDNAAVIANYDLVFSNGTAVNGNVAEFWKVKKGKLDSLTIFFDTHTFFVNAPK, from the coding sequence ATGAACGATGTTACTACAAAACAACTCCTGGAAGCCTATTACCAGGGGCTGTCCGGAAACGGCGGGTGGGAAACGGTCCTGTCCGATGATTTTAAATTTATTGGCGGAAATATGTTGCAGGCAACTCCGGTAACGGGCAAGCCTGCTTATATAGAAGTGCTCAACCGTTTCTCACGCGTTTTTGAAAATGTTCGGGTGAAGGAAATGATCATAGAAGGCGATAACGCGGCGGTGATCGCCAATTATGACCTTGTATTTTCAAACGGAACGGCTGTAAACGGTAATGTGGCTGAGTTTTGGAAAGTAAAAAAAGGCAAGTTGGATAGCCTGACCATTTTTTTTGATACCCATACCTTTTTTGTAAATGCGCCAAAATAA
- the rsmG gene encoding 16S rRNA (guanine(527)-N(7))-methyltransferase RsmG, producing MDILLKYFDDFTPAQLEQFKALEDLYKDWNEKINVISRKDIGSLYERHVLHSLGIAALFNFKPGMQIVDLGAGGGFPGLPLAIFFPETEFLLVDSIGKKLKVVDGIAEAIGLKNIQTRHSRIEDIKNKQFDFVVSRAVAPLKSLWQWSKPLIKKNIEKYVPALIEKGDHAPGLICLKGGDLAQEISESGTRPHVLPLTELFTEPFFEEKYLVYVPK from the coding sequence ATGGATATCCTTTTGAAGTATTTTGACGATTTTACTCCCGCCCAACTGGAACAATTTAAGGCACTGGAAGACTTATATAAAGACTGGAATGAGAAAATAAATGTGATCAGCCGTAAGGATATCGGTAGCCTTTACGAGCGCCATGTACTGCACTCGCTGGGAATTGCCGCCCTTTTTAATTTTAAGCCGGGGATGCAAATTGTGGACCTGGGCGCGGGTGGCGGTTTCCCGGGCCTGCCCCTGGCCATCTTTTTTCCCGAAACGGAATTTTTACTGGTGGACAGTATCGGCAAAAAACTAAAAGTGGTGGACGGCATTGCAGAGGCCATTGGATTAAAAAACATTCAAACCCGCCATAGCCGCATTGAGGATATCAAAAACAAACAATTTGACTTTGTGGTTTCCCGGGCGGTAGCGCCTTTAAAAAGCCTGTGGCAATGGAGCAAGCCGCTGATTAAAAAGAATATCGAAAAATACGTGCCCGCCTTAATTGAAAAAGGCGATCATGCTCCAGGGCTTATTTGCTTAAAAGGCGGCGACCTGGCACAGGAGATCTCCGAAAGCGGCACACGCCCTCATGTGCTGCCCCTCACTGAGCTCTTTACCGAGCCATTTTTTGAGGAGAAATATTTGGTTTACGTGCCTAAATAA
- a CDS encoding TonB-dependent receptor translates to MQFTKRILPLLLFLCSLTAFQQSFGQETTSTLSGTVRDTKGTKIDGATISVLHVPTGFKTSAQSNSKGLFSFPNLKPGGPYTIEITHVGFKAQKYENVNLSLGNNPQVDIVFQTNDNNLQEVVVTTNARSRVVGGLTVGKAQLNTLPTIGRSLADFTRLTPQSNNNSFAGTNFRYNNLTIDGAINNDAIGFSNSFGGVSGGGQSGAAGSGTRTNPYSLDVIQEVQVQLSPYDVKLGNFTGGSVNAVTKSGSNDFHGSLYGYGRGQALVGKSPDGLKTKIGSDFHEYQYGATLSGPIVKNKAFFIVNFEQTRRQEPTFYNAGDPGSAISLNDAKAIANQLKNKYNYDAGSYQGPYKIFTNSDKLFVRTDFNLGKAGALTVRGIYTNGWGNNLERTSTNFQFGSTDFTQYTKNLNLTAELKTRVGANANNQFNVSYINVHEYRDFPGTLSPLMDIGGGAAWVGTWREASIYNMKQKTFEISDNFTLTKGINKFTFGTHNEFYNLSYGFINSWNGRWEYSNLANFLADKPSRIRGAYSTDPNYPNTRDALFNNAPNPYKVNLTSLYAQDEIAVAHNFKIIPGLRLDYPFLGKDIAIDKDFATATNNTDHPTFNNTPFNQLNNKWLGKPSLSPRLGFNWDINSDQSVVLRGGTGIFVGRMPFAWIGYAETLSGGIYNNIDFRPSATNTVGGNTTIPLAINPLYLKDTINAHALASANAAATREVDVVDNNFKLPRVWRSNLAADFKFGNGYKLTLDALYTKTLYDVQFQQINVKDQVEYFTSGPTLSPVYTGGKLNSQYSNVYLLTNTTAGYRYNLTAQLSKNPGMSTSPFKYNWSLAYTYGMSKDLSNGIRNSFQSNFEVNPAIVPNAPQLAYSNFDLRHRIVAVLGGSYNWNPTNTTSLTFFYAGQSGSPYSVVYNSGGNPFGNAANANLPYIPKDQSDIRLADYVVNGQTYTAAQQWTDLDKLISGDKYLSSRRGQYAERNGLRTPWNHEVDMKLMHEFKFNAARSHTLQISFDVFNVLNLLSNSWGHVYFVTNVNNYTVNMFTFAKDASGNAPGKPSAGYQPTFNFNKPTGLDDHYYTVDPLNSRWQGQIGVKYSF, encoded by the coding sequence ATGCAATTTACTAAACGTATCCTACCACTACTGCTTTTCCTATGTAGTCTTACAGCCTTTCAGCAGTCCTTCGGACAGGAAACTACTTCTACTTTGAGTGGAACCGTCCGGGATACCAAGGGAACCAAGATCGACGGAGCGACTATCTCCGTATTGCACGTTCCAACCGGTTTTAAAACCTCCGCACAATCCAATTCAAAGGGGTTGTTCAGCTTCCCTAATCTTAAACCCGGCGGTCCTTATACGATCGAGATCACTCACGTTGGATTTAAGGCTCAGAAATATGAAAATGTCAACCTTTCCCTGGGGAACAACCCCCAGGTAGATATCGTTTTTCAAACGAATGATAACAACCTGCAGGAAGTAGTGGTAACTACGAATGCACGCAGCAGGGTTGTGGGCGGGCTTACCGTTGGTAAAGCGCAGTTAAACACCTTGCCCACCATCGGAAGAAGCCTGGCAGATTTTACCCGGTTAACGCCACAGTCAAATAACAACTCATTTGCCGGTACCAACTTCCGGTATAATAACCTTACCATTGATGGCGCCATTAACAATGATGCTATCGGTTTTAGCAATTCTTTTGGCGGAGTGAGCGGCGGTGGCCAATCGGGCGCAGCAGGCTCCGGGACGCGTACCAATCCTTACAGTCTGGATGTGATCCAGGAAGTACAGGTGCAGTTGTCTCCCTATGACGTGAAGTTGGGGAACTTTACCGGTGGGTCTGTTAACGCGGTTACCAAAAGCGGCAGCAATGATTTTCACGGATCCTTATACGGATACGGCCGCGGCCAGGCATTGGTGGGCAAAAGCCCGGACGGGCTGAAAACAAAGATCGGATCTGATTTTCATGAATACCAGTATGGGGCTACTTTGAGCGGCCCGATCGTAAAGAATAAGGCTTTCTTTATTGTAAACTTTGAGCAGACCCGCCGCCAGGAACCTACTTTTTACAACGCCGGGGACCCGGGTTCCGCCATCAGCCTGAATGATGCAAAAGCAATTGCTAATCAACTGAAAAATAAATATAATTATGATGCCGGATCGTACCAGGGACCGTACAAAATTTTTACCAACAGCGACAAACTTTTTGTAAGGACCGACTTTAACCTCGGCAAAGCCGGAGCCTTAACGGTGCGGGGTATTTATACCAATGGCTGGGGCAATAACCTGGAGCGTACTTCTACCAACTTCCAGTTTGGATCAACCGACTTTACGCAATACACCAAGAATCTGAACCTGACGGCCGAATTAAAAACCCGCGTGGGCGCCAATGCGAACAACCAGTTTAATGTAAGTTATATCAATGTGCATGAGTACCGGGATTTTCCCGGAACACTGTCGCCATTGATGGATATCGGCGGTGGCGCAGCATGGGTAGGTACCTGGCGGGAGGCATCGATCTACAATATGAAACAAAAAACATTTGAGATAAGCGATAACTTTACGCTTACAAAAGGGATCAATAAATTCACTTTTGGTACGCACAACGAGTTTTATAATTTGAGTTATGGATTTATTAACTCCTGGAATGGTCGTTGGGAATATTCGAACCTGGCCAACTTCCTGGCAGATAAGCCCAGTCGTATCCGCGGGGCGTATTCAACAGATCCCAACTATCCTAATACAAGAGATGCCTTATTTAATAATGCACCCAATCCGTACAAAGTAAATCTCACCAGTTTATATGCACAGGATGAAATTGCAGTTGCCCACAACTTCAAGATCATTCCAGGCTTAAGATTGGATTATCCGTTCCTTGGAAAGGATATTGCTATCGATAAAGATTTTGCAACAGCAACAAACAATACCGATCATCCTACTTTTAACAATACGCCGTTCAACCAGTTAAACAACAAATGGCTGGGCAAACCTTCCCTGTCGCCAAGACTGGGATTCAATTGGGATATCAACAGTGACCAGAGCGTGGTATTAAGAGGCGGTACGGGCATCTTTGTAGGCCGTATGCCTTTTGCATGGATCGGTTATGCAGAAACCTTATCGGGCGGTATTTATAATAATATCGACTTCCGGCCATCGGCTACCAATACCGTAGGGGGCAATACTACTATTCCCTTGGCCATTAACCCGCTTTACCTGAAAGATACTATTAATGCGCATGCCCTGGCCAGCGCCAATGCTGCTGCCACAAGAGAAGTAGATGTGGTAGATAATAATTTTAAACTGCCACGTGTATGGCGCTCCAACCTGGCAGCCGACTTTAAATTCGGCAACGGGTATAAACTGACGCTGGATGCCTTGTATACAAAAACATTATATGATGTGCAATTTCAGCAGATCAATGTTAAAGATCAGGTAGAATATTTTACTTCCGGACCTACATTGTCACCGGTATATACAGGCGGTAAATTAAACAGCCAGTATTCCAACGTATACCTGCTGACCAATACTACTGCCGGGTATCGGTATAACCTTACGGCGCAGCTCAGCAAAAATCCCGGCATGAGCACCAGCCCGTTCAAATATAACTGGAGCCTGGCGTACACTTATGGAATGAGCAAAGACCTGAGCAATGGTATCCGGAACTCCTTCCAGTCTAACTTTGAGGTGAACCCCGCTATTGTGCCCAATGCCCCACAGTTGGCCTATTCTAACTTTGACCTGAGACATCGTATTGTGGCGGTGTTAGGCGGCTCGTATAACTGGAACCCCACGAATACCACGTCGCTTACATTCTTCTACGCAGGTCAGTCCGGCAGTCCTTATTCTGTGGTATATAACTCAGGGGGTAATCCGTTTGGTAATGCGGCTAACGCCAACCTGCCTTATATTCCCAAAGATCAAAGCGACATCCGGCTGGCTGATTATGTGGTTAACGGCCAAACCTACACTGCTGCCCAACAGTGGACAGATCTGGATAAGTTAATTTCAGGCGACAAATATCTAAGCTCAAGAAGAGGACAGTATGCAGAAAGAAACGGCCTCAGAACTCCGTGGAATCATGAAGTGGATATGAAGCTGATGCACGAGTTCAAATTCAATGCAGCAAGATCTCATACCTTACAGATCAGTTTTGATGTATTCAATGTGTTGAACCTGTTAAGCAATAGTTGGGGGCATGTTTACTTCGTAACCAACGTGAACAACTACACCGTAAACATGTTCACTTTTGCAAAAGATGCCAGTGGCAATGCCCCGGGTAAGCCCAGCGCTGGTTATCAGCCTACCTTCAACTTTAACAAGCCTACCGGTTTAGATGATCATTACTATACAGTAGATCCGCTGAACAGCCGCTGGCAGGGGCAGATAGGTGTAAAATATAGTTTCTAA